A window from Oreochromis aureus strain Israel breed Guangdong linkage group 16, ZZ_aureus, whole genome shotgun sequence encodes these proteins:
- the uxs1 gene encoding UDP-glucuronic acid decarboxylase 1 codes for MMKRIIWMISSLNRRIMKLLFALALIAYIASVWGTYTNMRSIQEIGEMKIKQQIEDVVAPLKEKIRDLEQSFSQKYPPVKFLSEKDRKRILITGGAGFVGSHLTDKLMMDGHEVTVVDNFFTGRKRNVEHWIGHENFELINHDVVEPLYIEVDQIYHLASPASPPNYMYNPIKTLKTNTIGTLNMLGLAKRVGARLLLASTSEVYGDPEVHPQNEDYWGHVNPIGPRACYDEGKRVAETMCYAYMKQEGVEVRVARIFNTFGSRMHMNDGRVVSNFILQALQGEPLTVYGTGSQTRAFQYVSDLVNGLVLLMNSNISSPVNLGNPEEHTILEFARLIKSLVVSRSQIQFLPEAQDDPQRRRPDIRKAKMMLGWEPVVPLEEGLNKTIQYFSRELEHQANNQYIPKPKAARMKKGRPRHN; via the exons ATCAATACAAGAAATCGGAGAAATGAAGATCAAGCAACAAATTGAAGAC GTTGTGGCTCCTCTTAAAGAAAAGATTCGTGACCTGGAACAAAG tttttctcagaaaTACCCACCGGTGAAATTCCTGTCAGAAAAGGATCGTAAGAGAATTTTG ATAACCGGTGGAGCTGGTTTTGTGGGTTCTCATCTAACCGACAAATTGATGATGGATGGCCATGAAGTGACTGTGGTGGACAACTTCTTCACAGGAAGAAAGAGGAATGTGGAGCACTGGATTGGTCATGAAAACTTTGAACTCATCAATCACGATGTGGTAGAGCCTCTCTACATCGAAG TGGACCAGATCTATCACCTGGCATCTCCAGCCTCTCCTCCTAACTACATGTACAATCCCATCAAAACACTGAAGACCAACACCATCGGCACACTTAACATGCTTG GCCTGGCCAAGCGTGTGGGCGCAAGACTCCTGCTGGCTTCTACCTCTGAGGTTTACGGAG ATCCAGAGGTGCACCCCCAAAATGAGGATTACTGGGGTCACGTGAACCCAATCGGCCCTAGAGCGTGCTACGATGAGGGGAAACGTGTAGCGGAGACTATGTGTTACGCCTACATGAAGCAG GAAGGTGTAGAGGTGAGAGTGGCAAGAATCTTCAACACGTTCGGCTCCCGTATGCACATGAACGACGGACGTGTTGTCAGTAACTTCATCCTTCAGGCTCTTCAAGGAGAACCTCTCACT GTTTACGGTACCGGCTCCCAGACAAGAGCCTTTCAGTACGTAAG TGATCTGGTGAATGGCCTTGTCTTGCTGATGAACAGTAACATCAGCAGTCCAGTCAATCTG gGAAACCCAGAAGAGCACACTATATTGGAGTTTGCTCGCCTCATTAAAAGTCTTGTTG TGAGTCGAAGCCAGATCCAGTTTCTTCCTGAGGCCCAGGACGACCCACAGAGGAGAAGACCCGACATCCGCAAAGCCAAGATGATGCTCGGCTGGGAACCGGTG GTGCCCCTGGAGGAAGGCTTAAACAAAACAATTCAGTACTTCAGCAGAGAGCTGGAGCACCAGGCTAACAACCAGTACATCCCCAAACCTAAAGCTGCCCGCATGAAGAAAGGAAGACCCAGACACAACTGA
- the ecrg4a gene encoding augurin-A: MASQHFYLRVMGLAVLLTLLALRVSSDGHLHKILRKRDVAGTGTAPSRSSVAVPSSRAKEFLAKLSRTKRNLWDRSRPDVQQWIMQFMYMGFDEQRLEADMAYWRDHMRANDPGRQHHYDENAPIAPQDPSSYRHGANVNYDYY, from the exons ATGGCATCCCAGCATTTCTATTTGAGGGTAATGGGGCTGGCTGTACTGCTGACATTATTAGCTCTTAGAG TATCCAGTGACGGCCACTTACACAAGATCTTGAGGAAGAGAGATG TGGCAGGAACTGGTACTGCCCCATCACGGTCATCAGTTGCAGTTCCTTCTTCCAGAGCCAAAGAGTTCCTGGCAAAACTGAGCAGAACCAAGAGGAACCTTTGGGATCGCAGCAGACCAGACGTACAGCAGTGGATTATGCAGTTTATGTACATGGGATTTGACGAGCAG AGGCTGGAGGCCGACATGGCGTACTGGAGGGACCACATGCGTGCCAACGACCCCGGCCGTCAGCACCATTATGATGAAAACGCTCCCATTGCCCCGCAAGATCCTTCTTCTTACAGACACGGTGCTAATGTTAACTACGACTACTATTAA